From Leptospira limi, one genomic window encodes:
- a CDS encoding DUF3800 domain-containing protein: protein MNQAKILNVAYRKENRSFGLDEDIQEDCWKFLITRFNTFLEKKGNEYGILFSDETNEPKLRGLVRKMRIYNPVPSLYSSKPRMANINQILEDPVIRKSEHSYFVQIADLIAHALYRNLYPKGSYKKYNVDRLFDILDPILLKEASKKDARGIVYV from the coding sequence ATGAATCAGGCAAAAATTTTGAATGTTGCATATCGAAAGGAAAATCGATCATTTGGTCTGGATGAGGATATTCAAGAAGATTGTTGGAAATTCTTAATCACTCGCTTTAATACATTTTTAGAGAAAAAAGGAAATGAGTATGGGATTCTTTTTTCTGATGAAACGAATGAGCCAAAATTAAGAGGACTTGTTCGAAAGATGCGAATCTATAATCCTGTTCCAAGTTTGTATTCTAGCAAACCCCGAATGGCTAACATAAATCAAATTCTGGAAGATCCTGTGATTCGGAAATCAGAACACTCGTATTTTGTGCAGATTGCCGACTTGATTGCACATGCATTGTATCGTAATTTATATCCGAAGGGAAGTTACAAGAAATATAACGTGGATCGTCTTTTTGATATTTTGGATCCAATTCTATTAAAGGAAGCTAGTAAAAAAGATGCCCGAGGCATTGTATATGTATGA